The uncultured Methanoregula sp. genomic sequence TGCCGGAATCTCGACAGTTTTACCCTCTCGGGAAGACAGGTGCAGGATATCTTCGCGTATGGGTGCCGGGACGCGGATATCGCTCTTATCGAAGGAGTACGCGGATTGTATGAAGGAGCAGAAGCGCTCACCGATACCGGAAGTACCGCGGCAGTTGCAAAATCCCTTGATATGCCGGTAGTCCTGGTTGTTTCCGCGCAGAGCATCACCCGCAGTGCGGCAGCAGTAGTGAAAGGGTTCCAGGCGTTCGATCCCGATCTCACTATTGCCGGCGTGATTCTCAACAATATCAAGGGGGAGCAGCATAAGGCCAAGGCAAAGACGGCGATTGAACATTACTGTGATATCCCGGTGATCGGCGCGATCCCCCGCATGGACGAGATGCAGCTCGCCATGCGCCATCTCGGTCTCGTCCCGTACCGCGAAGGATCCCGGAACGGGGAATTTGAAGACCGGATCAGGACTATCACTGACCTGATCGCAGATTACGTGGATCTCAATGCGTTCCGGGCGCTCATGAAAGATACGCCGGTCACTCCCCCGTCCTCCTCTCTCTTTGATAAAAAGCCGGAGCCGGACGTCACTATCGGGATAGCGCTCGACGAGGCGTTCAACTTCTATTACGCGGACCTTTTCGATCTCCTGCATAGCCTGGGGGTGTCGTATATCCCGTTCAGCCCTGTCCACGACCGGCTCCCTGAAGCGGATGGTTATATTATCGGCGGGGGTTACCCGGAACTGTTCGCGGGAGACCTTGAGAAGAACGATCGGATGCGGGAGGCTATCCGGGAAATTTCCCGGAACGGAACCCCGGTATATGCAGAGTGCGGGGGGTTGATGTACCTGACCGGGCAGATCCAGATCCGGAAAGGATGGCGCGATCTCCCGCAGGATGAGAAGTATGCCATGTGCGGGGTTTTTTCCGGCGAAACCCGTATGCCTTCCCGGCGGGTTGTCAGCTATGTCGAGGGAACGTGTTCCCGTGATTCACCGTTCGGCTCAGCCACGTTCCGTGGGCACGAGTTCCACTATTCGGACGTGGTGCTTGCTCCTGAAACGCGATATGCCTATACCCTCTCCCGCGGTGTGGGGATCCATAACAATCTGGATGGTGCGATCAGGAATAATACCCTTGGGAGTTACACGCACCTCCATCCCGTGGCAAGTGCCGGTATGTTCTCGCATTTTGTGGATCTCTGCAGGAAGCCTGCGTAACCTGCCCCGGTTCGTCCATATTACAGGAGACAGGGCGCAGTGACAGCCTGTTCGTAATCCATGATATGGTCAACGAATGCGCTCATCTGGGAGAGTATCACCGGGTCCAGCCCTTTTTCCACACTGAGGAAGATCCCGGAGATATCCGAAAGCTGCAGTTTGTTGACGATAAAATGCAGAAATTTTGAAGCGGTTGCCGAGGGGATATGGATTAAGAGCATGCTCACGGAGTCGAACATGATGCATTTTTTCCCTTCCGGCATCTGCTTTATAAGTTCAGTGATGGCGATGCCGAGATCGGTGAGGTTTGACGGAGTGGTGACATATTTCACCCGGGCATCTGGAGCACATACACCCCCCGAATACTGGGTCACGGTATCGATGACATAGTAGGAACCGGGGCTGATCCCCTCTTTTGCGTACATCTTGGCAAGGACCTTGCAGGGCTTGTTGACCGTGACAATCAGGGGAGTACAGCCACTCTTTAAGATCTTCTTTAAGATCATCAGGTTCATGTCCTGGACTTTCTCCGGCTCGGCAAGGACCAGGCAGAGCATGCTCTCCTGAGTATTTACGGCTGGGGTTGGCATGTCCACCCGGGATCACATCCTGTTGAAAAATTCACGGTACTCCCTGGGGATATCGGCTGACCGGCCTTTGACCGCCTTTTCCTGGAGTTCTTCGATATTTTTGAGGATCTGCGCAAGATTATTTGCATGCATCACCAGCTGCATCCGGATATCCTCGGCATCGTAGTCCCCGTTTTTTGCCTGCTCTGCGATCTGCAGGAAGTCCTTCTGCATCAATTCTAATGGTTTTTTTGCACGCAGGATCGATTCCGACAGGAATACGGTCAGGGCGAGCTGGCGTTCCTCGGCCTTCACCCGGTCCGTGATATCGGTGAAGCTCTCGATGAGGTAATCCTTCCCGCCAATCTCTGCTTTCGCAACGGTCTTTAAGACCGGCACCCGTTCGCCTTTCGTATTGATGACCTCGCGCTCGATATTCAGGATATTCCGGCGAAGGTCAGTGACCGGGCATTCACCGCACTTTGCCGGGCAGACAAACTCCTGGCAGCCTTTCCCGAGCATCTGGTCACGGGAAAAACCGGTGAGGGACTCCATCAAGGGGTTGGCATCAACAATCCGGTGGGCGGTCGGATCGATGACCATGATTGCAGTCTGGATACGCTCAAATATCGTCCGGAAGAGGTCCATGGAAGAAGGGTCTCCTGAAGCAATCCCTTTGATCAGGCCCTCTTTCTCCTTTTCGGGCATACGGATCTCATGCCTCCCCGGTCTCTGTGTATCTCATTGTAGTGTGAGATAATCCCCGGAAGGTATATCAATATTTGTGCAGCCGGACACCATGCCCCGGTGGGATAAAAGAAAAAACTACAAAACCCCGGGCGCCCCACACACAATTATGATCATTTACATTGATGGAAAATATCTTCCGGAAGACCAGGCAAAGATCTCGGTTTTCGATCACGGGTTTTTATATGGTGACGGTGTGTTTGAGGGCATCCGTGCCTACAACGGGAGAGTGTTCCGGCTCAAGGAGCATGTTGACCGGATGTATGATTCGGCAAAGACGATCGATTTGAAACCCCCGATCAGCAAGGAGGAGATGATCGAGGTCATCTGCGAGGTCCTGCGACGGAACAAGCTCGATAACGCGTACATCCGCCCGATCATCAGCCGCGGACACGGGGATCTCGGCCTCGACCCGCGCAAGTGCCCGAAGCCCTCGGTGGTTGTCATCGCGGTGACCTGGGGTGCGATGTACGGCGACCTGTACGAGAAAGGGCTTAAAGCAATCACCGTCTCGATAAGGCGCAACCCGGCAGAATGCATGCCCCCGAATGTCAAGAGCCTCAACTATCTCAATAATATTCTTGCCAAGATCGAGGCGAACTACAAGGGCGGGGACGAGGCGATCTTCTTTGATACGAATGGTTACCTCTCCGAAGGATCGGGAGACAACCTGTATGTTGTCAAGAACGGTGAGATCCTCACGCCCCCGACCCTCAACAATCTTCGCGGCATTTCCCGGATGGTGCTCCTGGAGATTGCACGGTCCCTGGGGATTACGGTCAAGGAACAGAACCTCGGGTATTTCGATCTCTATACTGCCGATGAGCTGATCTGCACGGGGACTGCCGCAGAAGTGGCCCCGATTACCTGGTGTGACGGGCGCACGATCGGGAGCGGGAAGCCCGGCCCGATCACCCGCCAGCTGATGGCAGCATTCAAGACCGTTACAGAAAAGGAAGGATATCCCATCAACAAGAAATAATTTTTTCCGGGATGGTATCCCGTCATGCCGGTAGTGGATACTATCGCACATAAAAAAATGAGCAAATAAAATCCAAAAAAACATTCTTCTGCCGGTGAGTGTTACGGTGCCCGGAAACCGGGTTTAAGCCCGGAATCATCATGCCCGGTGGTTGTTCCCCATCCATAACTTATTTATGACGTTACGAGAAACTAGATAGGACAACGCGCTGCTATAGTGTAGTCCGGCCAATCATGCGGGCCTTTCACGCCCGCGACTGGGGTTCGAATCCCCATAGCAGCATTTTTCACTCGTGGTTCGATTCTCTAACGTTTTTTTTTAAGCACAAGCCATAGACCAGTCCCGGCCATGGCGCTTTACGTTTCCGGTCCAAATCTCATCTGACTCAAATTAATTGCTTCGATACCACTGCACCCATTTGACAAGGGGATCTCCGGAACTAAATGATACGGAATTATATGCAATGGGGATAATGAGGTTTCATGAGCAAATACATGGGTTCTCTTCCTCGTCATGGCTGCAATACTCTCCCTCATCCTTGTTGCAGGATGCACGCAGACATCCAGTGTATCCAACAGTCCTCCGGCCACTCCAGGCGGCAAGGTATTTCCTGCAGTATCCGTTAACAGCACACCGGTCAAGTACGCGCAGGTCAACGGGGTTACCCTGGGGTACCGCGAGTTCGGTTCCGGCGAACCGCTCCTGATGATCAACGGGTTCGATTCAACCATGGACACCATGTGGAACCAGACCTTCCTTGGCATTCTTGCATCGAAATATCATGTCTATATCTACGATCACCGGGGCATGGGTTACAGCACCGACAACAATGCAACACCCACCATCCCACTCTACGCGGAGGATGCTTCCGGCCTTATCCAGGCTCTCGGCTATGATAGTATGAACGTGTACGGGGCCTCGATGGGATCGTCCATTGGCCAGGAGCTGGTCATCAGCCACCCGTCGCAAGTCAGAAAACTCGTCCTCGAATCCGTGACTTACAGCGTCCGCGTTCCTGAATGCAAAGTCCTGCTGGCAGTCCTTGAGGAGTCTGCCCTCAATCCCGCTACGGCACCGGGTGTTCGCAAAGAGGCACAGGCAAACCTTGTCTGGAACGGCTCCTGGGATCAGCTCTCCGGCATCCAGAAAAATGTAATGCTTGTTGTTGGTACAAGTGATATCCTGACTCCCCAGCCGGTCACTGCCCGGATGGCGGGACAGATCAACGGGTCGTGGCTTGAGCGGTACAAGGATCTCCCGCACATCGGGTCGCGGAACGCCCCGGTCCAGTACGGGGAGAACACGCTGGATTTCCTCGGAAGGGAAGAACAGCCCCCCTATCCTTTCTGAAGGGGGCACAATTTTTCCGGGCCCCGGTTATGTCAGCGATGGGGGTTCGAAATCTCTATAGCGGCACTTCTTTTGTGATGGTTCGATTCTATCAATTGTTTTGAAGGAGAGCGGGAGCCAGAAACATTCTCCATAACAGCACTCGAACACTAACGGTACAATGCACTAACTCAATTTTCAGAATAAAATATCTAACAAAGTTCCTTATCAGCACTTAAGCAGTTATGGTCTGATTTCTTTTTCCAGTACGCTTTTAAAGTTGTCTAGTTCAAGATAATAATCAAAAAGTAGTTGCAATAAATTTCTTTGTGCCACTCAATAAATCAGACACCTCATCAAATGTGGGTTCACGGTCTTTATTGTGAACGCAAAGATTTCTAATATCACCTAAATGCAGTATGTGTCGCCATGTTGGAATATCGAAAACACCTTCCGCTTTTAATTTTTCAGTAAAATCAGAAATAGTCGGTGATTTCTTTGATATCTTGATTCCATGATTTGCGCAAACATGGTTTAGGTGTATTTCCAGTGATACACCGGCTAATGCACCAGCTGCTCGAAGATGGTTTTTCTTAAGAAGATCGTCAGCGGCTTCTAGCTCATGATCGAATAATTCACTTTGAAGAATACCTTCAATATCGGTTAATCTCGAATCAATTCGATCTAATGTTGAACGGAAAATATCGAGTTGGTGTGAAAATCGTGTAGAAAACGAAATATACGTATCGATAACATCTACACCACCACGTTTGACATGGATCCCCATGAGATAATCGTATATCGTATAAGTCGTAAAATCAATTCCTTTAACAGGTCGCTTTTCAAATCTGTATTGATCTTGGAACTCTTGAAAACGATCAGGAAGCAATTGTTTCACTACGGGCAAAGCCTTGGTATACCATGACTGATATTAAGTATTGATTCTATGATACCCAGTAACAATAGTATTTTTTGGAACTTTTGGGGCTCTTACTAACGTAGATTTTTGATTCTCCCTTTCTATATCAAATATTTTTACTCCTTCATTATACAGATGACCTAATTCAAGTATCAGTTTTTTTTTAGTTTCATCCATAATTGTTATTGTATAATCTAAAAATTAATACTTTGATTCTTTACGCCATCGTTGAATGCCAGTAAACAGGTTAATCCAAGACTTTTTAGTCACGATTCCTTCAGGAGCCAGATCATCCGGGTCAGGTTCACAACGAAGATCCAGGAACGGTGTTCCATCTTCCCGTGACCAAACGGTTAATTGTGTCCCTGCATGAGCAATTCATCTCTATCAACTAATTACGATTCCACCCCCTCCCTGCTCCGCAGTGAGTCGCTCGGACGCCTCGTCGGGGCCTCGCTGGGCAAAGTCCGGTTTCGTGCCACAGTACAGGTAAATGCGTAGCGCAAAACCCGACGAGGCGTTTTGCGCGTAGGGCCTCGTATCGTTTCGAAAAAACCCGGCAAAAAATCAAAAAATAATTCGGAAAATTCCGGCAAAAATTTCCAAAGAAACTTGAAGTAAACGTCTCAAAACGTTGTCTTTTTGAGTTAACGACTGATGGCGCACATATCAAAATTTTTTAAAAGAGAAATGATCGTGAACCATCTATCCCAATAAGGAGAACAGTTATTCCTGCTCATCAGCACGTGGTAGTCCTGTTGTTCAAGAGGGAAAGAAAATTTTTTCAAGATTAGCGATCGATGCTGTTTTGAGAAAATGAGCAGGTTTTTTTAAATACCCTTCTGATTCCGGGTCCCGTTGCAGAAAAATCAGTCAGAAAATGATTTGAAATGGCCATATTTTTTGTGTGCCTGTTCGATGGGCATAACATCGAGGATCCTGACTGTTTTGTCCACCTCGCAAATTCGGTAGAACGCGGTCCAGGTCCTCCCGATATGCAGCCGGTACAGAACATATCCATCCTTGAGGCATAATTTCTCTTTGTCCCCTCGTTTCCCGGGATACGGATTTTCGCGGAGGGTTGCAAGTTTTTCTTTTGTTATCCTCCGGCTTTTCTCATCAAACCCGTTGATCTTATCGACCTGTTCCTGTTCGATGAGAAGGTGAAACATCAATCTTTGATCTCCGAGAGCGAAACGAATTTCCCTTCTTCTTCAATGCGCCTCATATCTGATACAAGCCGCTCCTTTTTACGGGACTCCATCATCTCTTGCAGAAGCTCTGTGTAGGTCTGTCCGGCAGAACGCATCTCGGAAAGTTCCCTCCATACCGGTTCTGCTACCGGAATCCGCTTTACTGCTGACATGATCATATGATACACATGGCACACATGAATAACTTTGGCTTGTCCCTCTTTTGTCGTACCGGTTGTCCGCTCTTTTTGATGTCCATCAACCGATTGATCATAAAATCCGGATTACCTGATGGCATTTTTCCCGATCTTCTGATTCCGGGTCTCGTTGCAACGTTTGCGTTTATTTTTGTACTTTTGGCACTGGCTCTTTTTCATCTCAAAACCGGGTCCAAATCCCAATTACTAATAAATACTAATTTGTGCCAAATTAGTAATTGGTGCGCTGACTCATGACACAACTGCCCGAAAAACCTCCGGTTGACTGGACGAAGGACATCCCCGATGGGCAGAGTGAATTTTTTTTGAATGAACCGTTCAAAAAAGATGTGATCGAGTACAACCGGCGCTATCTCTTCTGGGACGAGCTGAAGTACCGGATGCCCGATGCCGATCAGAGGAAAATGGCATGGGCCGTCATGAAATTATACCGGTCAATGCGGCAGGAGCATGTCTCCTATCCCCCCCTCCGGCTCACCTACTCGATCATCGCAGAGATAGTAAAAAGCCTCCATGCCATCGACAGCTACCTCACCGGCAATATCCGTATCCACAACAAGACCATCCGTCTCGAAAAGTCTTACATCATCAACTCGTTCATGGAGGAAGCAATCGCCTCAAGTATCCTCGAAGGTGCGGCAACAACCCGGAGCATTGCAAAGGAGATGCTACAAAAAGGCAGGAAGCCCAGAAACAGTTCCGAGCAGATGGTGCTCAACAACTACGAGGCGATGAACTTCATTCTCGAACATAAGGATGACCCGCTCACACCCGCTCTCATCCTTGAGATCCACCGGCTGGTAACAAAAGGGACCATTGACCGGGAAGCGGTCGGACAGTTCAGGACAAACAATGATATCGTAGTTGCAAACCCGGTAACCCGCGTTGTCTACCACACACCTCCCGATTTTCAGGAGATTGGGAAGTTCATAGAAGCGCTCTGCACCTTTGCAAACCATGGAGGGCGTGATGAAGATCCCGGTGAGGATTACATCCACCCGGTCATCAAAGGGATCATCCTGCATTTCCTCATCGGGTATGTCCACCCGTTCAATGACGGGAACGGGAGGACGGCCCGCAGCCTTTTTTACTGGTATGTCCTCTCGCGGGGATACTGGCTGTTCGAATACATGCCCATCTCCCGGATCATCCTCCGGTCGAAGAAGAAATACTCGCTCGCGTACCTCCATACGGAATATGATGAGATGGATCTCACCTATTTCATTCTCAATAATCTGTCGTGCATCAATGACGCAAAGAAAGATCTCATGCAGTACCTGGAAGAGAAACAGACCGAGCAAATCGCAACAAAAACCCTCATCAGGAAAATACCGGATATCAGCCAGCGGGAAGGCGATATCCTCCGTACCATGATGGAGCAGAGCAACGAATACTTCACCATCCGCGAGATCATGCAGCAGTACAATACGGTATACGAGACTGCACGAACGGATCTGCTCCATCTTGCGGATCTCGGGTACATCCTCCGGGAAAAACGGGGGCGTGAGTTTGTTTTCATCTTAAACGAGAAGAACGGGAAGTGGAATCATAACCAGAATCTAAAGAAAACAACCGCACCCCCTTCAGGAAAGAAATTGCGGTGACCCCGCCGTCAGCATAGCCGAATCCCGCGTAGAAGAACACGCCCTCGCGTGGCTCCGGGAGCTCGGTTACACCACTCTTTTCGGCCCGGACATCGCCCCCATAGGCTCTGCTGTCGGGGGGTAATTGGTGAGTTCGCTTTTGTGATTTACAGGGGATGAACCCCCCTTTTTCAGGAGACCCGGTAATCCGGGCCCGTATCAGGCCCCGTTTATCCTTTTTTGTTGGATCGTGACCGGAGAGTTTTGGCCCTTTTTTGGGGTAGTTTTCCGGAAAATCGTGCTATCGTCCCGGTTTGGCGGACCTGGTGTTTTGCGCTGAGAATAACCGGAGAGTACATAACTGTTCCAGCAGAGGTACGGGGCCCGGGGCATATTTCTGGATTTGGGGGGAAGAGGGTCAAAAAAACAGGGTGGGGGGATCTGTTGACTCATCCGATGCCCGAAAGACCTCACCCTCCATCCCATGCCCGGCAGGGCAACCGGAGACATACACTCCTGCTACATCAGTTCTCCGTCGGAGACCCACCCATTCCGGCAGGATCCCGATGCACAATAACAACCAGGTTTCGCGAAAATGCAGCCATTTTTCCCAGATTTACCATTTTTCACGTCGGAGATGAACGACCAGGTTTAGCCACGTTTGGATGGCAGTTCTCAGTGAAAACGGGGGTATGTAGGCTCAGATCGAAAAGAAGGCCTGTTTTGGATCCCTGTTTTAGGGGCTCCGAAAGCGCCCCTCCGTATACTCCCGGAGAGAACGCCTCAACCGTCCAGGAATTTCGTCCCCGGTTCCGGTGGACATTTGAGAGGGTAGTTCTCGCGGGTCATGATGGCTGGTATTAACGCTGGTCTTGGTTAAAGATCGGGGAACTCACTATTGAGGACGGAATTAATTGGGGTTTTCTCGTGTCTCCTGGCCTGCATCCTTTATCCTCAAACTTTTTTAATTCCGGTATCGGAATTTCCTTCTGAGCGTTACCGTCATTTCCCGTTGAACTTCCGGGTTTAACGTTCCTGGATCAGTTTGTTTTTTGGTAAACCGTTCTGATCGGTCCGGATAACCGGACCGGGATCTTTAAGATCCAAAGCCCGGTCATAGCCGGCGTTTTTCAACGGTCCTGATAATTTCGGAAATTGTATTCGTGCACCTCCTGCTTTCCTCGTACCGGTCGTTCTCAACAAGCATATGGATCTTCCTGATTCGGGCAAGCTCCTCATGAGTTACGATATACCCGGGATCTTTCTGGCACATGCCCGGAACTCACCTCCGTTAATTGCTAGCCGGGTGTACATATTCCCGTTCACCCGGACAGGTTTTCATTCATGCCTCAATGCATCGATCGGGTTAAGGTTTGCTGCCTGCCATGCCGGATAAATCCCGCAGGCAAGGCAGATGATGATCCCGAACAGGATACCTTCGGTAACTGAAAGGGCATTGGCTGCCGTGACGAGATACTTGGTTGTACCCAGCATCAGGGCGCTTACAGCGTACCCGGCCAGGATGCTGAACAGTCCCCCGATGACGCTGCCGATCACCCCGATGATCGCCGCCTCGTAGATGAACATACTCATCACCTCTTTTTTCTGGGTCCCGATACTTCGCATAATACCTATCTCCTTGATCCGCTCGTTGACGGACATCATCATGATGTTGAAGATCGAGACACCGGCAACGATCATCGAGATTCCCCCGATTGCAGATACGAATGTTGTGATCGTGCCGAAGGTTGCATAAATACTGTTTAATGTGGCTTTGCTGTCGGTAACACTGACAATCTTATTGTCCTTGTGCTTGTTGAGCTGTTTTTCTATGTTTGTCTTGACCGTTGCCGTGTCCCCGTCCCTGACTTTCACGACAACCTCATCGTAATCCTTGTTCCGGCTGAAGGTGTTCTCGAACCATTCGTCGGTGACAACGAGAGCATTATCCGTGCTGATATCGAAACTCATGCCTCGTTCCTCGATGATGCCGGTGACCCGCAGGGTTCCCTTGCTGCCATCGGCCCCGATAGAGATCCGGGAGCCGACTTTGAGATCATGGTCTTTGGCAAATGTTGACCCCACGAGACAACCAGAGTTCCCGTTGTTGTAATCCCCGGCCTGGAGTTTCATCAGGTCCGGGACATCTTCAGATGGCAGGCCGTATATGGATGCCACGATATCGTTGCTCCCGACACCGATCTTCATGTGATCGGAGGTCGAGTACACGGGAATGGCAGTGTTCGGTGCCGAGACCCGTTTGATCTGCTGGTAATTCTGGTCGGTAAGTTTCAGGCTTGCAGAACTGCTCCCGCTACCAGGTCCCGTACCCCCGCCACCCCCCGCGTAGGGGGTTACAATCACACTGTCGCCAACAGAACTCAGACTTTCAGAAACTGTTGCCACCATACTGTTGCCGAGGATGCCCATCGAGGCAATGGCAACCACCCCGATCACGATGCCGAGCATGGCGAGCGTTGACCGGAGCATATGAATCCGGATATTGCGCTTCGCAATTTCCCAGAAGATCATGAGGCAATGCACCCGTCAACAATCCGGATCGTCCGGCTCGTATAATTCGCAACATTGGGGTCATGGGTTACTACGATGATCGTCGAGCCCTTACGGTTCAGTTCCGTCATCAGTTCCATGATGCTTGCACCTGTCTTCGAATCAAGGTTCCCGGTCGGCTCGTCACAGAGAAGAATATCGGGGTCATTGATAAGTGCACGAGCAACGGCAACCCGCTGCTGCTGGCCTCCGGAGAGTTCGAGCGGCGTATGGGGGAAGAGATGTTCATCCAACTGGACTGCCCGGAGCACTTCCCGCGCTTTCTCCTCGTCCACCCCATGGCCTGATTTGAGCATCTGGGGAAAACTGACGTTCTCGATGATGTTCAGGAGCGGGAAGAGATTGAAGTACTGGAAGATGAAACCTATCCGGTCCCTCCGCAGGTTGGTGAGATCCGCATCCGACATGTTGCGGATCGGACTCCCGCTCATGAAGATATTCCCGGACGTTGGCGTATCGAGGCATCCCATCAGGGTGAGCAGGGTGGATTTTCCCGAGCCCGAAGGCCCCATAATGGAGATGAACTCGCCCCGCTCAACGGCGAAGGAGATGTGGTTGAGTGCAGTCACGTCTCCTGCCTTGAGCGGGTAGATTTTTACCACGTCCTCAAACTGAATTACCGGTTCCATGGCTGGCTGCCTCACTGGTTCTTTCTTCGTCTGGTATACAAGTAAACGCCGGCAATCCCGATAACAATCACAAGGCCGGTTACCGGCAGCAGATAGTTACCCGGTTGGTTTGTTTTGTCATCAGATGCTGCTCCGCTGATGCTGACATCAAAGCGCGAGGCGATGATATTCCCGTCAGTATCCTTGTAAGAGATCTGGAGGGGGACGGTTGTCGCACCATTGGCATTGAACGTGACTTCAAAACTGCCGAAATCATCCGGTTTGAGTGCTCCGATCACATAAGACTTGTAAGGATCCTGCGGAATGGCCGGTGAGAGTGTTGTCACGGAAACGCCGTTTGCATTTGTCAGGCCGGCATTGGTGACATCACCGGTAACATGGTACACCCCGCTCGTCTGTTTTACCTGGACATTGCTGATCTCGGGATTTGCCTGCTTTTTATCCAAGCCGAATGTTACGGGAAGGTCCAGGGTAACCTGGTGGGTGTTGTCACCATTGTCGTACTTCAGGGTGATATTCACATTCGTGGGATAATCCGGTGTTATCGTGAAGTTCACGGGTATTTTTCCCCCGGCGGATACATCGCCAATGTAGGTTTTTGCCGGTGTTGCGGAGAATCCCTGGCCGCTTACTTCAAGGATTGCGTTGTTTACCGCATTATCGCGGGGATTTGCAACCTGCAGGTAAATCGTCTTCTTCTGGCCTGCCGCGTAGGCATCGGGTTTGTCAACCAACGTCAGGACCAGAGGCGTGTTGTCAATCTTAACCGTTGCCCGTTGATACATGCTGTCAGCATCCCGGAAGTTCAAAGTGAATGTCGGGTAATAGGTTCCATCCCTGCCCTCCGCTTCTACGGAAAAAACAAAGGATTGTGTCTGGAGAGGGCCGATATTAGTTGTGCTGTCGTATGGCAGGCTTGTCAGCTTGATATTCTGATCTCCAAATGAGACATGGTTGACAACCGTGCTCTGGTTGGTGTTGGCA encodes the following:
- a CDS encoding type II toxin-antitoxin system RelE/ParE family toxin, whose protein sequence is MFHLLIEQEQVDKINGFDEKSRRITKEKLATLRENPYPGKRGDKEKLCLKDGYVLYRLHIGRTWTAFYRICEVDKTVRILDVMPIEQAHKKYGHFKSFSD
- the ilvE gene encoding branched-chain-amino-acid transaminase, translated to MIIYIDGKYLPEDQAKISVFDHGFLYGDGVFEGIRAYNGRVFRLKEHVDRMYDSAKTIDLKPPISKEEMIEVICEVLRRNKLDNAYIRPIISRGHGDLGLDPRKCPKPSVVVIAVTWGAMYGDLYEKGLKAITVSIRRNPAECMPPNVKSLNYLNNILAKIEANYKGGDEAIFFDTNGYLSEGSGDNLYVVKNGEILTPPTLNNLRGISRMVLLEIARSLGITVKEQNLGYFDLYTADELICTGTAAEVAPITWCDGRTIGSGKPGPITRQLMAAFKTVTEKEGYPINKK
- a CDS encoding Fic family protein, which translates into the protein MTQLPEKPPVDWTKDIPDGQSEFFLNEPFKKDVIEYNRRYLFWDELKYRMPDADQRKMAWAVMKLYRSMRQEHVSYPPLRLTYSIIAEIVKSLHAIDSYLTGNIRIHNKTIRLEKSYIINSFMEEAIASSILEGAATTRSIAKEMLQKGRKPRNSSEQMVLNNYEAMNFILEHKDDPLTPALILEIHRLVTKGTIDREAVGQFRTNNDIVVANPVTRVVYHTPPDFQEIGKFIEALCTFANHGGRDEDPGEDYIHPVIKGIILHFLIGYVHPFNDGNGRTARSLFYWYVLSRGYWLFEYMPISRIILRSKKKYSLAYLHTEYDEMDLTYFILNNLSCINDAKKDLMQYLEEKQTEQIATKTLIRKIPDISQREGDILRTMMEQSNEYFTIREIMQQYNTVYETARTDLLHLADLGYILREKRGREFVFILNEKNGKWNHNQNLKKTTAPPSGKKLR
- a CDS encoding ABC transporter permease, with amino-acid sequence MIFWEIAKRNIRIHMLRSTLAMLGIVIGVVAIASMGILGNSMVATVSESLSSVGDSVIVTPYAGGGGGTGPGSGSSSASLKLTDQNYQQIKRVSAPNTAIPVYSTSDHMKIGVGSNDIVASIYGLPSEDVPDLMKLQAGDYNNGNSGCLVGSTFAKDHDLKVGSRISIGADGSKGTLRVTGIIEERGMSFDISTDNALVVTDEWFENTFSRNKDYDEVVVKVRDGDTATVKTNIEKQLNKHKDNKIVSVTDSKATLNSIYATFGTITTFVSAIGGISMIVAGVSIFNIMMMSVNERIKEIGIMRSIGTQKKEVMSMFIYEAAIIGVIGSVIGGLFSILAGYAVSALMLGTTKYLVTAANALSVTEGILFGIIICLACGIYPAWQAANLNPIDALRHE
- the cfbB gene encoding Ni-sirohydrochlorin a,c-diamide synthase; translation: MKQVLISGDRSGSGKTSITLALAALLSKTDRVQTFKVGMDYIDPSYLSAVSGRPCRNLDSFTLSGRQVQDIFAYGCRDADIALIEGVRGLYEGAEALTDTGSTAAVAKSLDMPVVLVVSAQSITRSAAAVVKGFQAFDPDLTIAGVILNNIKGEQHKAKAKTAIEHYCDIPVIGAIPRMDEMQLAMRHLGLVPYREGSRNGEFEDRIRTITDLIADYVDLNAFRALMKDTPVTPPSSSLFDKKPEPDVTIGIALDEAFNFYYADLFDLLHSLGVSYIPFSPVHDRLPEADGYIIGGGYPELFAGDLEKNDRMREAIREISRNGTPVYAECGGLMYLTGQIQIRKGWRDLPQDEKYAMCGVFSGETRMPSRRVVSYVEGTCSRDSPFGSATFRGHEFHYSDVVLAPETRYAYTLSRGVGIHNNLDGAIRNNTLGSYTHLHPVASAGMFSHFVDLCRKPA
- a CDS encoding ABC transporter ATP-binding protein, which produces MEPVIQFEDVVKIYPLKAGDVTALNHISFAVERGEFISIMGPSGSGKSTLLTLMGCLDTPTSGNIFMSGSPIRNMSDADLTNLRRDRIGFIFQYFNLFPLLNIIENVSFPQMLKSGHGVDEEKAREVLRAVQLDEHLFPHTPLELSGGQQQRVAVARALINDPDILLCDEPTGNLDSKTGASIMELMTELNRKGSTIIVVTHDPNVANYTSRTIRIVDGCIAS
- a CDS encoding PAS domain S-box protein, which gives rise to MPEKEKEGLIKGIASGDPSSMDLFRTIFERIQTAIMVIDPTAHRIVDANPLMESLTGFSRDQMLGKGCQEFVCPAKCGECPVTDLRRNILNIEREVINTKGERVPVLKTVAKAEIGGKDYLIESFTDITDRVKAEERQLALTVFLSESILRAKKPLELMQKDFLQIAEQAKNGDYDAEDIRMQLVMHANNLAQILKNIEELQEKAVKGRSADIPREYREFFNRM
- a CDS encoding alpha/beta hydrolase, yielding MAAILSLILVAGCTQTSSVSNSPPATPGGKVFPAVSVNSTPVKYAQVNGVTLGYREFGSGEPLLMINGFDSTMDTMWNQTFLGILASKYHVYIYDHRGMGYSTDNNATPTIPLYAEDASGLIQALGYDSMNVYGASMGSSIGQELVISHPSQVRKLVLESVTYSVRVPECKVLLAVLEESALNPATAPGVRKEAQANLVWNGSWDQLSGIQKNVMLVVGTSDILTPQPVTARMAGQINGSWLERYKDLPHIGSRNAPVQYGENTLDFLGREEQPPYPF